The following are from one region of the Coffea eugenioides isolate CCC68of chromosome 2, Ceug_1.0, whole genome shotgun sequence genome:
- the LOC113759770 gene encoding gamma-glutamyl peptidase 5-like, which produces MGGKKFGVLLCADDSENVKKIYGEHFGAFVRMLGEEGETWKVFRVANGEFPDDEEIKEFDGFVITGSFSDAHGTDVWICRLLNLLKQLDSMKKKVLGICFGHQVEAMQEGQLCCVGSGDAQRRISGYHRR; this is translated from the exons ATGGGTGGCAAGAAGTTTGGGGTTCTGCTGTGTGCGGATGATTCCGAGAACGTGAAGAAGATTTATGGAGAGCACTTTGGAGCTTTCGTGAGAATGCTGGGGGAAGAAGGTGAAACCTGGAAGGTGTTTCGTGTGGCCAATGGTGAGTTCCCTGATGACGAAGAGATTAAAGAGTTTGATGGGTTTGTCATCACTGGAAGTTTCAGTGATGCTCATGGGACTGATGTCTGGATCTGCAGGCTTCTCAATCTGCTCAAACAATTGGATTCCATGAAGAAGAAAGTTCTGGGCATATGCTTCGGTCAccag GTAGAAGCAATGCAAGAAGGCCAACTGTGCTGTGTGGGGAGTGGGGACGCACAAAGAAGGATATCTGGGTACCACAGGAGATAG